From Vitis vinifera cultivar Pinot Noir 40024 chromosome 14, ASM3070453v1, a single genomic window includes:
- the LOC100267428 gene encoding pentatricopeptide repeat-containing protein At3g18970: MSNLHMRSLSRLAFDTLLHFKPNSIHHIKQLHAHLITNAVSSPPLLAKLIHHYCAFSSPHYAYTFFIHLRSPNLFLFNTLIKCLPPSSSILVFADWVSREALVFDDFTYIFALGACARSPSLWEGRQIHARILKQGVWSNVLVQTTAIHFYANNNDVALARLVFDEMRKRSSVTWNAMITGYCSQRGKVVCYARDALVLFRAMLVDACGVKPTDTTMVCVLSAASQLGVLETGVGVHGYIEKTVLAPANDVFVGTGLVDMYSKCGCLGSALCIFWGMKERNVLTWTAMITGLARHGRGKEALELLDEMVAYGVKPNAVTFTSLFSACCHAGLVEEGLQLFHSMRSKFGVTPGIQHYGCIVDLLGRAGHLKEAYDFVRGMPVEPDAILWRSLLSACKVHRDVVMGEEVGKLLLQLQPQQSFADLVAASEDFIALSNVYASAERWEDVETVREAMKVKGIETKPGCSSVQTSG, encoded by the coding sequence ATGTCCAATCTTCACATGCGCTCTCTTTCAAGGCTAGCATTTGATACGCTCTTACACTTCAAACCAAACTCCATTCACCATATCAAACAGCTTCACGCCCACTTGATAACGAATGCTGTCAGTTCACCCCCTCTTCTCGCCAAACTCATCCACCATTACTGCGCTTTCTCATCTCCGCACTACGCATACACATTCTTCATACACTTGCGCTCTCCAAACCTCTTTCTCTTCAACACTTTGATCAAATGCCTCCCACCCAGCAGCTCTATTCTCGTTTTTGCCGACTGGGTCTCTCGGGAAGCCTTGGTTTTCGATGATTTCACCTACATTTTCGCTCTTGGAGCTTGCGCTCGATCACCGTCTTTGTGGGAAGGGAGGCAGATACATGCCCGGATACTGAAACAAGGTGTTTGGTCCAATGTTTTGGTGCAAACTACGGCCATACATTTCTATGCAAATAATAACGATGTGGCTTTGGCAAGGCTTGTTTTCGATGAAATGCGTAAGAGAAGTAGTGTTACATGGAATGCGATGATAACAGGATACTGCTCCCAAAGAGGAAAAGTTGTATGCTATGCACGCGATGCGTTGGTGCTGTTTCGGGCCATGTTGGTCGATGCTTGTGGCGTAAAACCGACGGATACTACTATGGTTTGTGTTCTCTCCGCGGCTTCTCAATTGGGTGTGCTTGAAACCGGTGTTGGTGTGCATGGTTATATAGAGAAGACGGTGTTGGCTCCTGCGAACGATGTTTTTGTTGGTACTGGGCTTGTTGACATGTACTCCAAATGCGGGTGTTTGGGCAGTGCTCTGTGCATTTTTTGGGGAATGAAGGAAAGGAATGTCTTGACTTGGACGGCGATGATAACTGGGCTAGCCAGACATGGGAGAGGGAAAGAAGCATTAGAACTTTTGGACGAGATGGTGGCCTATGGTGTGAAGCCTAATGCAGTGACTTTCACTAGCTTGTTTTCTGCTTGTTGCCATGCTGGGCTTGTGGAGGAAGGCCTTCAGTTGTTCCACAGCATGCGGAGTAAGTTCGGAGTGACGCCTGGAATTCAACATTACGGCTGCATAGTTGACCTTCTTGGCCGCGCTGGGCATCTGAAGGAAGCCTACGATTTTGTAAGGGGAATGCCAGTGGAACCCGACGCCATCTTGTGGAGGAGTTTGCTAAGTGCATGCAAAGTTCATAGGGATGTTGTGATGGGTGAGGAGGTTGGGAAGCTGCTTCTGCAGCTCCAGCCACAGCAAAGTTTTGCTGATTTGGTAGCTGCTAGTGAAGACTTTATAGCATTGTCGAATGTTTATGCTTCTGCAGAAAGGTGGGAGGATGTGGAGACGGTGAGAGAGGCAATGAAGGTTAAGGGGATAGAAACTAAACCTGGCTGCAGTTCAGTTCAAACCAGTGGCTAA